In Phycisphaerae bacterium, one genomic interval encodes:
- a CDS encoding aldo/keto reductase, with protein MQYTQLGARGPRVSRIGFGAWAIGGMNWGPTDDEESRRALHAALDWGVNFIDTADVYGFGHSEELIAGVLRERGRGEVVIATKAGSDFYHGDAGDDQGYGPIRPNYTREYLLFAAEQSLRRLNVDALDILQLHSPDRALLERDEPWDALATLKRQGKIRHAGLSIQSFKETEQAHLLARHADLLDCIQVRYNLLERAAEEVLFPQAQALGIGVIVRIPLLFGLLTGKFTRQSTFGAEDHRRMNLSPEKLDAYLAQLDKLGPTFDRYPGQTMAQVSLRFCLTHPACHTAIPGAKTPAQVADNCTAGDLGPL; from the coding sequence ATGCAGTACACGCAACTCGGCGCGCGCGGGCCGCGCGTGTCCCGGATTGGCTTCGGGGCCTGGGCGATCGGCGGCATGAACTGGGGGCCGACGGATGACGAGGAGTCGCGCCGCGCCCTGCACGCCGCCCTCGACTGGGGCGTCAACTTCATCGACACCGCCGACGTGTACGGGTTCGGGCACTCCGAGGAACTGATCGCGGGTGTCCTGCGCGAACGCGGCCGCGGCGAAGTGGTCATCGCCACGAAAGCGGGCAGTGATTTTTATCACGGCGACGCGGGCGACGATCAGGGCTACGGCCCGATCCGCCCGAACTACACACGCGAGTACTTGCTCTTTGCCGCCGAGCAGAGCCTGCGGCGCCTGAACGTGGACGCGCTCGACATCCTGCAACTGCACAGCCCGGACCGCGCGCTGCTGGAGCGCGACGAGCCGTGGGACGCGCTGGCGACGCTGAAACGCCAGGGCAAGATCCGGCACGCGGGCCTGAGCATCCAGTCGTTCAAGGAGACCGAGCAGGCGCACTTGCTCGCGCGGCACGCCGACCTGCTCGATTGCATCCAGGTGCGCTACAACCTGCTCGAACGCGCCGCGGAGGAGGTGCTCTTTCCGCAGGCCCAGGCGCTCGGCATCGGCGTCATCGTGCGCATCCCGCTGCTCTTCGGGCTGTTGACCGGCAAGTTCACGCGCCAGAGCACGTTCGGCGCCGAGGATCACCGCCGTATGAACCTGTCGCCCGAGAAGCTGGACGCCTACCTCGCGCAGCTCGACAAGCTGGGCCCGACGTTCGACCGCTACCCCGGCCAGACCATGGCCCAGGTGAGCCTGCGCTTCTGCCTGACCCACCCCGCCTGCCACACGGCGATTCCAGGCGCCAAGACGCCCGCGCAGGTGGCGGACAACTGTACCGCGGGTGACCTGGGGCCGCTCTAA
- a CDS encoding serine hydrolase: MGWHRITRWGGVLLLGLMVTAVRAEDEAKLLADAQTAVEQGRFADAEQMLRAALPDPNAPVVSPPAVALEIIRRIRLDYALTPEALLEKLRARLPSVTADDLERWRQQGGLQYRMIDGAVRYFVREPGNLFRFCEEAKSRRKPEPAPTGYEFDLPRHIAGLVAAAKDATDPMIRPVRHHVRYELCVNANHPRVHAGAQVRCWLPFPQEYRQQRDVRLISTDPPGATIAPNGCPQRTLYFEQTITDPNTPPRFAAEFEFVTAAYCPQLDPAQVKPYDTSSDLYREYTAERPPHIVFTPDLKRTADEIVGDETNPLLRARRIFRWLDANVKYCAEMEYGTIANISDKAFTTRRGDCGVQGLLFMTLCRAAGIPARWQSGWESLPNGSNMHDWAEFYVEPWGWLPADPSYGVQKHADPQVQDFYCGHMDAYRMIVNLDYARELHPPKASFRSEPNDFQRGEIEIDGHNLYYNEWDWTFDVQTTPLEGGLAALEETLDAFVPAVLAKGKMSGAVIAVGRKMDTGFETWQKAYGFQRTEPARVPMTTDAIFDLASMTKPIATGTSLMILIEEGRVGLDDPVGKYLPEFNAGDKQGVTVRHLMTHMSGLPPYVDASQQKVIKEKAGFPCRVEMRAYIRNLELARPPGKTVVYSCLNAILCGELVEVVSGMPLDRFAAERVFRPLKMTDSGYNPPEQLRPRIVPTTQTDYGAGDGGFLQGQVHDPLAAMQAGVSGNAGLFSTVGDLARFAQMILNAGELDGARILKAQTVHDMTHVQNPDGVNAKGVPDRRGLLWDIYAPDRGDQGVDALYAVGHTGYTGTAIRFYPEQGVYVIVLANRVHPDDSGKVDALRRQTWNAVGQVLMNVSTPAKTNE; this comes from the coding sequence ATGGGTTGGCACCGAATCACGCGCTGGGGCGGGGTACTGCTTCTGGGACTGATGGTGACCGCCGTCCGGGCGGAAGACGAAGCGAAGTTGCTGGCTGACGCGCAGACCGCGGTCGAGCAGGGCCGTTTTGCGGACGCCGAGCAGATGCTCCGCGCGGCGTTGCCCGATCCGAACGCGCCGGTCGTCAGTCCGCCCGCTGTCGCGCTGGAGATCATCCGCCGCATCCGCCTGGATTACGCGCTTACGCCGGAGGCGTTGCTGGAGAAGCTCCGCGCCCGCCTGCCGAGCGTCACCGCGGACGACCTCGAGCGCTGGCGGCAGCAGGGCGGTCTGCAGTATCGCATGATCGACGGTGCCGTGCGCTACTTCGTCCGCGAGCCCGGCAACCTGTTCCGCTTCTGCGAGGAAGCGAAGTCCCGGCGCAAGCCCGAGCCCGCGCCCACCGGTTACGAGTTCGATCTCCCGCGCCACATTGCCGGCCTGGTCGCCGCGGCGAAGGATGCCACCGATCCGATGATTCGCCCGGTGCGGCATCACGTGCGTTACGAGCTGTGCGTCAACGCCAACCACCCGCGGGTGCACGCCGGTGCGCAGGTCCGCTGCTGGCTGCCGTTCCCGCAGGAGTATCGCCAGCAACGCGACGTGCGGTTGATCTCGACCGATCCGCCGGGTGCGACCATCGCCCCCAACGGTTGCCCGCAACGGACGCTTTACTTCGAGCAGACGATTACCGATCCGAACACGCCGCCGCGCTTTGCCGCGGAGTTCGAGTTCGTGACCGCCGCCTATTGCCCGCAGCTCGACCCCGCGCAGGTCAAGCCGTATGACACGTCCAGCGATCTCTACCGCGAATACACGGCCGAGCGCCCGCCGCACATCGTGTTCACGCCCGACCTGAAACGCACCGCGGACGAAATCGTCGGCGATGAAACGAACCCGTTACTCCGCGCCCGCCGCATCTTCCGCTGGCTCGATGCCAACGTGAAGTACTGCGCGGAAATGGAGTACGGCACCATCGCGAACATCTCCGACAAGGCATTCACCACGCGCCGCGGCGATTGCGGCGTGCAGGGGCTGCTGTTCATGACGCTCTGCCGCGCCGCGGGCATCCCCGCCCGCTGGCAGTCCGGCTGGGAGAGCCTGCCCAACGGCTCCAACATGCACGATTGGGCCGAGTTCTACGTCGAGCCCTGGGGCTGGTTGCCGGCGGATCCCTCGTACGGCGTGCAGAAGCATGCGGACCCGCAGGTACAGGACTTCTACTGCGGACACATGGACGCGTACCGGATGATCGTCAATCTCGACTACGCCCGCGAGCTGCACCCGCCGAAGGCCAGCTTCCGGAGCGAGCCCAACGACTTCCAGCGCGGCGAGATCGAGATCGACGGGCACAATCTCTACTACAACGAGTGGGACTGGACCTTCGACGTGCAGACCACGCCACTCGAGGGCGGCCTGGCCGCACTGGAAGAGACGCTCGACGCGTTCGTGCCGGCGGTACTGGCGAAAGGCAAAATGAGCGGTGCGGTCATCGCGGTCGGCCGCAAGATGGATACCGGCTTCGAGACGTGGCAGAAGGCATATGGTTTCCAGCGCACCGAGCCGGCGCGGGTGCCCATGACCACGGACGCGATCTTTGATTTGGCGTCCATGACGAAGCCGATCGCGACCGGCACAAGCTTGATGATCCTGATCGAGGAAGGCCGCGTCGGCCTCGACGATCCGGTCGGCAAGTACCTGCCGGAGTTCAACGCCGGCGACAAGCAGGGCGTCACGGTCCGCCACCTGATGACGCACATGTCCGGCCTGCCGCCGTACGTGGATGCGTCTCAGCAAAAGGTCATCAAGGAAAAGGCCGGCTTCCCCTGTCGCGTGGAGATGCGGGCCTACATCCGCAACCTGGAACTCGCCCGTCCGCCAGGGAAGACCGTCGTCTACAGTTGCCTCAACGCGATTCTCTGCGGCGAGCTGGTCGAAGTGGTCTCCGGGATGCCGCTGGACCGCTTCGCCGCCGAGCGCGTCTTCCGGCCGCTGAAGATGACCGACAGCGGCTACAACCCGCCCGAGCAGCTCCGGCCGCGCATCGTTCCGACCACGCAAACCGACTACGGCGCCGGCGATGGCGGCTTTCTGCAAGGGCAGGTGCACGATCCGCTCGCGGCCATGCAGGCCGGCGTCTCCGGGAACGCGGGCCTGTTCAGCACGGTCGGCGACCTGGCGCGCTTCGCCCAGATGATCCTCAACGCTGGCGAGCTCGACGGCGCGCGCATCCTGAAGGCACAGACCGTCCACGACATGACCCATGTGCAGAATCCCGACGGCGTCAACGCCAAGGGCGTCCCCGACCGACGCGGCCTGCTGTGGGACATCTACGCGCCGGACCGCGGCGATCAGGGCGTCGACGCGCTCTATGCCGTCGGCCACACCGGCTACACCGGCACGGCGATCCGCTTCTATCCCGAGCAGGGCGTGTACGTCATCGTGCTGGCCAACCGCGTGCATCCCGACGACAGCGGCAAGGTCGATGCGCTGCGCCGCCAGACCTGGAACGCGGTCGGACAAGTGCTGATGAACGTATCTACGCCGGCGAAAACGAATGAGTAA
- a CDS encoding glycoside hydrolase family 9 protein produces the protein MRRGCGFALLLGTCLGPAGATDAWIRVNQIGYLPADPKIAVLSSAAPLTGSFRVGDVTADIGSDQGGWGPFQHNYRLDFSALRQPGRYAVRFADIVSPTFAIGDDVYAGVPEKLLDFMRLQRCGDNPVTGRKCHQQDAFDALSGRQLDLTGGWHDAADRIKHMITTSYCVAALFLAGAPDEARYGAALLVKIHPDADTLYVQIGDDRDHAPPDGLWHEDQTDYGRGPGGPRAAWPATGKPEGPKYKNESTGLASLAGRMAAALTLAGELDRAKALYRLAQAKPGCAMSVPVKAPYYYGERSFYDDLEWAATELYIATRERAYLEQALEYARQAGASDWMGKLQHGHYECFPYVNLAHWRLAAHVDADARRQLAGYYRAGLERVRALAEQNPYRLGTPLVWCSTNDVVALATQAVLYERMSGDAQFRSLATEARDWIFGRNPWGVSFVLGVPADGDAASQPHHLFFKLKRQLPVGGLVDGPVTKAINDGLKFSDFGTDRLARFQSDVAVYHDVYADFSTNEPIIDGTVSLLLLLNLWTAP, from the coding sequence ATGAGACGTGGCTGCGGGTTCGCGCTGCTACTCGGAACGTGCCTCGGGCCGGCCGGCGCGACCGACGCCTGGATTCGCGTCAACCAGATCGGCTATCTCCCGGCCGACCCGAAAATCGCCGTGCTTTCGAGTGCCGCACCGCTCACCGGGTCGTTCCGCGTCGGCGACGTCACTGCCGACATCGGTTCGGACCAGGGCGGCTGGGGTCCGTTCCAGCATAACTACCGCCTCGACTTCTCCGCGCTGCGCCAGCCCGGCCGCTACGCCGTGAGGTTCGCGGATATCGTCTCGCCGACGTTCGCGATCGGGGACGACGTGTATGCCGGGGTGCCTGAGAAACTGCTCGATTTCATGCGTTTGCAGCGCTGCGGCGACAACCCGGTTACCGGTCGGAAGTGCCACCAGCAGGACGCGTTCGACGCGCTGAGCGGCCGGCAGCTCGATCTGACCGGCGGCTGGCACGACGCCGCCGACCGGATCAAGCACATGATCACCACGTCGTATTGCGTGGCCGCGCTATTTCTGGCCGGCGCGCCCGACGAGGCCCGCTACGGGGCGGCGCTGCTGGTGAAGATTCACCCGGACGCGGACACGCTGTACGTCCAGATCGGCGACGACCGCGATCATGCGCCGCCGGACGGCCTCTGGCACGAGGACCAGACCGATTACGGCCGCGGTCCGGGCGGGCCGCGCGCCGCCTGGCCGGCCACGGGCAAACCGGAGGGGCCGAAGTACAAGAACGAATCGACCGGGCTGGCCAGTCTCGCGGGGCGCATGGCGGCCGCGCTCACCTTGGCCGGCGAACTCGACCGCGCCAAGGCGCTTTATCGCCTTGCACAAGCGAAGCCCGGCTGCGCCATGTCGGTGCCGGTCAAGGCGCCCTATTACTATGGCGAGCGCTCGTTCTACGACGACCTGGAGTGGGCGGCGACCGAGCTGTACATCGCCACCCGGGAGCGCGCGTACCTGGAGCAGGCCCTCGAATATGCTCGGCAGGCCGGCGCGAGCGACTGGATGGGCAAACTGCAGCACGGCCACTACGAGTGCTTCCCCTACGTGAATCTCGCACACTGGCGACTTGCCGCACACGTCGATGCCGACGCACGCCGGCAACTCGCCGGCTACTACCGCGCGGGGCTCGAACGCGTGCGGGCCCTCGCCGAGCAGAACCCCTACCGCCTCGGCACGCCGCTCGTGTGGTGCTCGACGAACGACGTCGTCGCGCTGGCCACGCAGGCGGTGCTCTACGAGCGTATGAGCGGCGATGCGCAGTTTCGCAGCCTGGCGACCGAGGCGCGCGACTGGATCTTCGGCCGCAATCCGTGGGGCGTGTCCTTTGTCCTCGGTGTGCCCGCGGACGGCGACGCGGCCAGCCAGCCGCATCACCTGTTCTTCAAGCTGAAGCGCCAGCTTCCAGTCGGCGGGCTCGTGGATGGCCCGGTGACGAAGGCGATCAATGACGGTCTGAAGTTCTCCGACTTCGGGACCGACCGGCTCGCGCGTTTCCAATCGGACGTGGCCGTGTACCATGACGTGTACGCCGACTTCTCGACCAACGAGCCGATCATCGACGGCACCGTGTCGCTTTTGTTGCTGTTGAACTTGTGGACGGCGCCCTGA
- a CDS encoding creatininase family protein, translating into MINEWDLSATNLHRIAQRKYEVAVLPIGATEAHNRHLPEGEDALDTTYIARRCCETAWPQCQSVICLPVIPFGVDCNLSEFPLSIHVAQSTLDTLVRDIITSLHRHGIRKIVLVNGHGGNDFIPLVRQIQCDLPVHVFLCNWWMVGLDQYNAIFEARDDHAGEFETSVALALHPELVERDAAGSGHFRAFRFEALEKGWVRTSRDFSRLNDHCGVGDHSRATADKGRRYLDLTCERLTTFLVELAQTPIDETFPQVP; encoded by the coding sequence ATGATTAACGAGTGGGACCTGTCCGCGACCAACTTGCATCGCATCGCACAGCGCAAATACGAGGTCGCCGTGCTGCCGATCGGCGCGACCGAAGCGCACAACCGCCACCTGCCCGAGGGCGAGGACGCGCTCGATACCACCTACATTGCCCGGCGGTGCTGCGAAACCGCTTGGCCGCAGTGCCAGTCGGTTATTTGCCTGCCCGTCATTCCGTTCGGCGTGGACTGCAACTTATCCGAATTCCCGCTTTCGATTCACGTCGCGCAGAGCACGCTCGACACGCTCGTGCGCGACATCATCACCTCGCTGCATCGACACGGCATTCGCAAAATCGTGCTCGTCAACGGCCACGGCGGCAACGACTTCATCCCGCTCGTCCGGCAGATCCAGTGCGATTTGCCGGTGCATGTCTTCCTATGCAATTGGTGGATGGTTGGGCTCGATCAATACAACGCGATCTTCGAGGCCCGCGACGATCACGCCGGCGAGTTCGAGACCTCGGTTGCCCTGGCCCTGCACCCGGAGCTGGTGGAGCGCGACGCGGCCGGTAGCGGTCACTTCCGCGCGTTCCGGTTCGAGGCACTGGAAAAGGGCTGGGTGCGCACCAGTCGCGATTTTTCGCGGCTGAACGATCACTGCGGCGTCGGCGACCACTCGCGCGCCACGGCGGACAAGGGTCGCCGCTACCTCGATTTGACGTGCGAGCGTCTTACGACCTTTCTGGTTGAGCTGGCCCAAACGCCCATCGACGAGACGTTCCCGCAGGTGCCCTGA
- a CDS encoding family 10 glycosylhydrolase, giving the protein MAKMCKYVAARGRCVLAGMALVLAALVPAALADDRSPALRGFWADAFSEGFKSTSQINSLISRALTGRYNAIFAEVLAYHDRTGSGHGAYWNSSILPKATDISGGIDPLAYLVQQAHANGLEVHAWLVPYRVCTSWPPSGNSLLAAHPEWLMVPLAYMDGGPAKVDGKYVLDPGSPDVQEYLISIVRELVTNYAIDGINYDYIRYTVTDAGYPADLDYTRSGLARFWQLTGYTGTPAPTGVVVWDDFRRRTIDELVRRTRVEMAAITTNPRQPLRFTADLITFGNAPSNFANSSAYTLHQNWKYWMQQGWLDGGVPMNYKREYESDEAQWYRNWVNAAIGWRYSRHMYCGQGNYLNRKADSVTQMQYALNAGANGTCNYAYADTADEDMNGSPEADWTWYTYVANNLFTSTVATPAMPWRDPATAVEGTLWGRATDPGTGDPIDGATIQVGALAAVETDGNGCFVVTMIPATAGGTAYTVTASKTNCTTIQLTGVVVLPGDVVRQDISMCNSSPGTGDMDNDGDIDTVDLMRFFFCLAGPDSVYGSTHMCARGDADGDLDIDMWDLAEFQRNFGQ; this is encoded by the coding sequence ATGGCGAAGATGTGTAAGTACGTCGCTGCACGTGGCCGGTGCGTTCTGGCGGGGATGGCACTCGTACTGGCCGCGCTGGTTCCCGCCGCGCTGGCCGACGACCGCAGCCCGGCCCTGCGCGGGTTCTGGGCGGATGCCTTCAGCGAGGGCTTCAAGAGCACGTCGCAAATCAACTCCCTGATCAGCCGCGCGCTGACCGGGCGCTACAACGCGATCTTCGCCGAGGTGCTGGCCTACCACGACCGCACGGGCAGCGGACACGGCGCGTACTGGAATTCGAGCATTTTGCCCAAGGCGACGGACATCTCGGGCGGCATTGATCCGCTGGCGTACCTCGTGCAGCAGGCCCACGCCAACGGTCTCGAAGTCCACGCCTGGCTCGTGCCGTACCGCGTGTGCACGTCCTGGCCGCCGAGCGGCAACAGCCTCCTCGCCGCGCACCCGGAATGGCTGATGGTGCCGCTGGCGTACATGGACGGCGGCCCCGCGAAGGTGGACGGCAAGTACGTGCTTGACCCCGGCTCCCCCGATGTGCAGGAGTACCTGATCAGCATCGTGCGCGAGCTGGTCACCAATTACGCGATCGATGGCATCAATTACGACTACATCCGCTATACCGTCACCGACGCGGGCTATCCCGCCGACCTCGACTACACCAGGTCCGGCCTCGCGCGCTTCTGGCAATTGACCGGCTATACCGGCACGCCGGCGCCGACGGGCGTCGTGGTCTGGGACGACTTTCGCCGGCGCACGATCGATGAACTGGTGCGCCGTACGCGGGTGGAGATGGCGGCTATCACGACGAATCCCCGGCAGCCGTTGCGTTTCACCGCCGACCTGATCACCTTCGGCAACGCGCCGAGCAACTTCGCCAATTCGAGTGCGTACACCCTGCACCAGAACTGGAAGTACTGGATGCAGCAGGGCTGGCTCGACGGCGGCGTACCGATGAACTACAAGCGCGAGTACGAGTCCGATGAGGCGCAGTGGTATCGCAACTGGGTCAACGCGGCGATCGGCTGGCGCTACAGCCGGCACATGTACTGCGGCCAGGGCAACTATCTGAACCGCAAGGCCGACAGCGTGACGCAAATGCAGTACGCCCTCAACGCGGGCGCGAACGGCACCTGCAATTACGCCTACGCGGACACGGCCGACGAGGACATGAACGGCTCGCCGGAAGCGGACTGGACGTGGTACACGTACGTCGCCAACAACCTGTTCACCTCCACGGTTGCGACGCCGGCGATGCCCTGGCGCGATCCGGCCACCGCGGTCGAAGGCACGCTCTGGGGCCGCGCGACGGACCCCGGCACGGGTGACCCGATTGATGGCGCGACGATCCAGGTCGGGGCGCTGGCCGCGGTGGAGACGGATGGCAACGGCTGCTTCGTCGTCACGATGATTCCAGCGACCGCCGGCGGCACGGCGTATACCGTGACGGCGTCGAAGACCAACTGCACGACGATCCAACTCACCGGCGTCGTGGTCCTGCCCGGCGACGTGGTCCGGCAGGACATCAGCATGTGCAACAGCAGCCCCGGCACGGGTGACATGGATAACGACGGCGACATCGACACGGTCGACTTGATGCGATTCTTCTTCTGCCTGGCCGGCCCCGACAGCGTCTACGGCAGCACGCACATGTGCGCCCGCGGCGACGCCGACGGCGACCTCGACATCGACATGTGGGACCTGGCGGAATTCCAGCGGAACTTCGGGCAATAG
- a CDS encoding DUF1343 domain-containing protein, giving the protein MLRAACGSLWIVPVVVATLGTSLARAQTARPAPVRLGIDVLIAEGFKPLVGKRVGLITNPTGVTGDLRSTIDVLHAAPGVQLVTLFGPEHGMRGETPAGDDVADDRDAATGLPVHSLYGKYRKPAPEMLAGLDVLVYDIQDIGARSYTYISTLALAMEAAAEQKVAFVVLDRPNPLGGIRMEGRPLDLQFQSFIGQIPVPYLHGMTVGELAQMINGEGWTKDGVKCDLQVIRMIGWKRSMSFEQTGLVWIPTSPHVPRADSTWYYAATGIMGELQVLSEGVGYTLPFELVGAPELNPEKLANELNGRKLPGVFFRPTYFQPYYGRLAKKVCGGVHVLFTDRAQVELTPIQFHVMDVVRQLYPEIKFFGQKRDSSFDKACGTDEIRKMFADGKSIDEILAFWRQGVDEFRTRRAKYLLYE; this is encoded by the coding sequence ATGCTCCGTGCTGCATGCGGTTCGCTCTGGATTGTGCCGGTTGTCGTGGCCACGCTGGGGACTTCACTCGCACGGGCTCAGACCGCCCGGCCGGCCCCCGTGCGGCTCGGCATCGATGTACTCATCGCGGAAGGGTTCAAGCCGCTGGTCGGCAAGCGCGTCGGCCTGATCACGAACCCGACGGGCGTGACCGGCGATCTGCGCTCCACGATCGACGTCCTGCATGCCGCGCCAGGCGTGCAGCTCGTCACGCTGTTCGGACCCGAGCACGGCATGCGCGGCGAGACGCCGGCCGGCGATGATGTCGCGGACGACCGCGACGCGGCGACGGGCCTGCCGGTGCACTCGCTGTACGGCAAGTATCGCAAGCCGGCGCCGGAGATGCTCGCGGGGCTCGACGTGCTGGTGTACGACATTCAGGACATCGGCGCGCGCTCGTACACGTACATCAGCACGCTGGCGCTGGCGATGGAGGCGGCCGCCGAGCAGAAGGTCGCGTTTGTGGTGCTCGACCGACCCAACCCGCTGGGCGGCATCCGCATGGAAGGCCGGCCACTGGACCTGCAATTCCAGTCGTTCATCGGCCAGATTCCGGTCCCGTACCTGCATGGCATGACCGTCGGCGAGCTGGCCCAGATGATCAACGGCGAGGGCTGGACGAAGGACGGCGTGAAGTGCGACTTGCAGGTCATCCGCATGATCGGCTGGAAGCGCAGCATGTCCTTCGAGCAAACCGGCCTGGTCTGGATCCCGACGTCGCCGCACGTGCCGCGGGCGGATTCGACGTGGTACTACGCGGCCACGGGGATCATGGGCGAGTTGCAGGTGTTGAGCGAGGGGGTCGGGTACACGCTGCCGTTCGAGCTGGTCGGAGCGCCGGAGCTGAATCCGGAGAAGCTCGCCAACGAGTTGAACGGGCGGAAGCTGCCGGGCGTCTTCTTCCGCCCGACGTATTTCCAGCCGTACTACGGGCGGCTGGCGAAGAAGGTCTGCGGCGGCGTGCACGTGCTGTTCACGGACCGCGCGCAGGTGGAGCTGACGCCGATTCAATTCCACGTGATGGACGTCGTGCGCCAGCTCTATCCGGAAATCAAGTTCTTCGGTCAGAAGCGCGATAGCTCGTTCGACAAGGCGTGCGGCACGGACGAGATCCGCAAGATGTTCGCGGACGGCAAATCGATCGACGAGATCCTCGCCTTCTGGCGGCAGGGCGTGGATGAGTTCCGGACCAGGCGGGCGAAGTACCTTTTGTACGAATGA
- a CDS encoding polysaccharide deacetylase family protein, which produces MTHWSPIAALLGCAGGLLAGCTSASRAVPTSQPTWTYDQGGIVRGDVSQPRVALVFTGGDYGEGTAHILDVLQAAGIKASFFVTGAYIAHPEYAPLLRRIVAEGHYLGPHSDAHLLYCAWEDRGRLLVTEDEFRKDLERNIAALRRFGALRGRRPIYFIPPYEWFNAHQVRWARAMGVVLFNFTPGSGSNRDWIPEGQRGFVSSETILNGILACERRDPHGLNGFLLLLHLGSQRQDKMHVQLRPLVETLAGRGYTFVRVDELLAPG; this is translated from the coding sequence ATGACACACTGGTCGCCCATCGCGGCACTGCTCGGTTGCGCCGGCGGGTTGCTGGCCGGGTGCACGTCGGCGTCGCGGGCCGTGCCGACGTCGCAACCGACCTGGACCTATGACCAGGGCGGCATTGTACGCGGCGACGTTTCCCAGCCGCGCGTCGCACTGGTTTTTACCGGCGGCGATTATGGCGAGGGCACGGCGCATATCCTGGACGTGCTGCAGGCCGCGGGCATCAAGGCCTCGTTCTTCGTGACGGGGGCGTATATCGCGCACCCCGAGTACGCGCCGCTGCTCCGCCGCATAGTCGCCGAGGGACATTACCTCGGGCCACACTCGGATGCCCATCTGCTGTACTGCGCGTGGGAGGACCGCGGCCGATTACTGGTGACGGAGGATGAATTCCGAAAGGACCTGGAAAGGAACATCGCTGCGCTGCGCCGATTCGGCGCGCTGCGCGGTCGCCGGCCGATCTACTTCATTCCGCCGTACGAGTGGTTCAACGCGCACCAGGTCCGTTGGGCGCGCGCGATGGGTGTTGTGCTGTTCAACTTCACGCCGGGCAGCGGGTCGAACCGGGACTGGATTCCCGAGGGGCAGCGCGGCTTCGTGTCGTCGGAGACGATTCTGAACGGCATTCTGGCCTGTGAACGGCGCGACCCGCACGGGCTCAACGGTTTCCTGCTGCTCCTGCACCTGGGTTCGCAACGGCAGGACAAGATGCACGTGCAACTCCGTCCACTGGTGGAGACGCTTGCCGGGCGCGGCTACACGTTCGTACGCGTCGACGAGCTGCTCGCACCAGGTTAG